The following nucleotide sequence is from Devosia salina.
TCGACAAGCAGGACCAGGGCGACAGCGATTTTGATGCCCTCGAATATCGCGAGCGCAAGCGCGACGGCAGCTATGTCTGGATCCTGAGCCGGGGCCGCCCCGTGGAGTGGGACGAGGACGGCAATCCCATCCGAACCATCGGCACCGATACCGACATCACCCGCCTCAAGATCATGGAACAGGAACTGGCCGCCGAGAAGGAACGGCTGCGCGTGACGCTGGAATCCATGGCCGACGGCATGATCTCGACCGATCTCGATGCCCGCGTGGTGTTCATCAATCCAGCCGCGGAAAAGCTCCTGGGTCTCAGCGCTGCCCAGGCGGTCGGGCGCCCGGTCGACCAGGTCTTCCGCCTGCGCAGCGAAAGCGGAAATGGCGCGCTGCCGTGCCCGGTCCGGGCCTGCCTCGACAGGACCAGCCAGGTGCGCGTGGACGATGACAGCGTCCTCTGCGCCTTCGATGGCCCGCAGCGGGACATTCGCTGTACCGCCTCCCCGGTATTGGGCGAGGCCGGTGTGCTGACCGGCGCCGTGCTGGTGTTCCAGGACGTGACGCAGAGCCGCGCGCTGCAGCGCCAGCTGGCCCATTCTGCGGCCCATGATGCCCTGACCGGCCTGCCCAATCGCGCCGCCTTCGAGCGCGCCCTCTCCGACGCCATCACCGGTGCCCGTCATCGCTCCGGCCGGCACTGCCTGATCTATCTCGACCTGGACCGCTTCAAGCCGGTCAACGACACGGCCGGCCATGCCGCAGGCGACGCCTTGCTGCGCCAGGTGGGCCAGACCATCAGGGGCGTGTGCCGCAGTCACGACATGGCGGCGCGCATCGGTGGCGACGAGTTCGCGGTGATCCTCGAGGACTGCAGTATCGAGAATGGTCGCGGGGTCGCCGAAAAGATTGTTCGCGCCATTGGGGCGCTGGAATTTTCCTGGGTGGGGCGCAGCTATCGCATCGGTGCCAGTGCGGGGGTGACGATGATCACCGGCGCGCCTGCCTCCCCGCTCGGCTTCATGGGTGAGGCCGACGCGGCCTGCTATGCTGCCAAGGCCAAGGGCAGGGGCTGCGTGGTTGCCTATCCCGAAATGGCGCAGCGGCAGGGGCGCTGATCGAAGCGCGCAGAATGGCCTATGCCGAGGGAAGATAGGTTTCGGCGCAGAGCGCCACAAAGCTCTTCATGGCGGCCGACAAGGGGCTGGACTTGCGCCGGGCCACCAGCAATTGCCGCATGGCCCATGGCTCGGCCAGGGGGGCGCAGACCAGGTCCGTGCCCGCCAGCAGATGCAGGCTCGTGGAGCGCAGGAAGCCGATGCCGAAGCCCGCCTCGACCATGCGCACCAGGGCCGGGAAACTCTCGACCCGCAAGGCCTCGGTCAGCTTCTTTCCCTGCTTTTCGGCAGCCTCGCTCAAGAGGCGGTCGAGCGAACCCGCGTGGTGGATGCCCACAATGGCATGCGGAAGCACCGTGGCGAAGCTGACCGATTTGCGCGGCGCGATGGCGCCGGCCAGTTCATGCTCGGGCGGCACCAGCACCCATACCCGTTCATCCTCGAAGGGCCGGATTTCAAAGCGGGAAAAATCGTAATTGTCCGAGACGATGGCGATGTCGGCCTGTCCCTCATCGAGCGCCAGCAGCGCCTTGGCGGCGCCCATCTCGGAAATCGCGATCTCGATGCCCGGATATTTGGCGGCGAACTTGGCGAGCAGTTCCGGCAACCGGCCGGTCAGCGCCGAACTGGTGCAGGCCAGCCTGAGGCTGCCCCGATGGCCCGAACCGAAATCATCCATGATGGCGTCAAGGTCGGCGATCGAGCGCAAAACCGTCCGGCAGCCTTCGGCATAAGCCTCGCCGGCCTTGGTCAGCTTGACCCCATGGGCGGAGCGGTCGAACAGCACCACGCCCAGCCGCCCTTCGAGATCCGAAACCCGCCTGCTGACCGCAGAGGAGGCGATGCCCTCCCGCTCTGCGGCGCGCCCAATCGAGCCGGTTTCCGCCAGAAGCAGGATGAGGCGTGCGGTTACGCTGTCGAAAGGTGTCATGTCGTCTCCCCCGGGCACCATAGAGCATCGCCCGGAAAAGTGGGAACCGGTTTTCCGGGAAAGCCGATGCGTCAACAGATTTGCATCGCCCCAAAAAGTGGGAACCGGTTTTCGGACGAAGGCGATGCTTCAACAGATTTGCATCGCCCGGAAAAGTGGGAACCGGCTTCGGTGGCTGCGCGGACGCTCAACCCCCCGCGTTCCGTCCTCGGGCCTGACCCAAGGACCATTCACTTCAGGCACAGAAATTCCTGGAGCGCTTTCAGCAAAAGTGGACGCCACTTTTGCGGTTCGAAAGCGCGACAAAACAAAGAGATAGAGCTAGCCGCCCGCCAGAAGCAAGATGCCGCGCCCAAGATAGAACAGGCCTATGCCGGTCACCACCCAGCGGGTCCAGGCGCGGAAGCCGTCATCGCTCATGCGCTGCAAGATGTGGTAGCCGAGATTGGTTCCCGCCACCGCAAAGGGCGCGGCAATCACCACCAGCAACCAGTCATTGCCGCTCATGGCCGTCGCCAGGCCGCCATAGAACATCACCTTGGCCGCATGCGAGATCACCTGTGTCGCCGCCTTGGTGGCAATGATCTTGCGCCGGTCCATCAGCGTGCGGATGAAGAAGATGTCGACGGTCGGGCCGGAGGCGCCGACGGCCAGGTTCAGCCCCCCGCCCAGGAACCCGCAGAGAAAGGCGTGGTGCGGCTTGCTGGCATCGAGCGCCAACCAGTGCTTGGGAATCCACACCAGGATCGGCATGAGGCCGATGGCGATGCAGACGGTCGCCAGGTCGGGTGTGTAGCGCAGGATGTAGAGCGCCAGCGCCGCTGCAGCCAGCCCCAGGCAGATCACACCCAGCACCCGCCAGTCGATATGCTCGCGCGAAAACCAGGCGCGTGAGCCATTGGCGACGATCTGGATGGCCCCCTGCACCGCAATGGCGGTGGCGACCGGCAGCATGGCCAGCAGGACCGCCAGCAAGACCAGCCCGCCGGCCATGCCGAACACGCCCGACAGCGTCGAGGTCAGGAACACGCAAAGGGCGACAAGCGCAGCGGTCAGCAGCGGCAGCATGGGCAATCTCCTGCCACACTGATGCGCTCTCCATGCCCCTTCGGCCACCACCGCTTCGGCAAGGGGTCATGCCAATGTCACACTTTCTTTGTAACGTTGCATTTTTTGCGCAGATTGCATCTTGAATGGAACGCGCATTCCGATTTTTATAGTGGGCGCGAGTTTTTGATTTGCCCGATGGCCCGTTGACGGTCCTCCCGCCTCTCCCCTTCGGGTCCCACTTTAACTGACGTCTGGATACTTCCTTGATTACCCTCAAGGCTGGCCGCGAGCGTTCGCGCGGCGATGCTCGGGACCATGTTGCAGCAGCCCATGCCGGCAAGGGCATGGGGCCATTGAAGCGCATTACCCTGTTTTCCCTCCGCCACCCCTTTCAGGCGAGCCTCGCCGTTGGCGCCACGATCATTGCAGCGACGCTGCAATTGACCATCCCGCGTCTTCTCGGCCGCGCCATCGACGAAGCGCAGAATGTGCTGAGCGTGGCCGGCGAGGGGGCGCAGGAGGCGCTGATGGTGACCGCCTTGACGCTGCTTGGCGTCTCGGTGGCGCGCGGCCTCTTCACCCTGGTGCAGAACTATTTCTCGGAAAGCGTGGGCCACCATGTGGGCTACGAATTGCGGCTGGCCTTCTACGACAAGGTCCAGCGCCTCTCCTATTCCTATCATGACCGGGTGCATTCGGGCGATCTGATCACCATTGGCCTGCTCGATCTCGACGGGCTGCGCATGTTCTTTTCCACCGGGCTCGTCCGCACCGTCTTGCTCGCCGTGCTGATCGGCGTGGGTGCTTTCATGCTCTTCACCACCGATCTGCTTCTGGGCTTTCTGGCGCTGAGCTTCGTGCCCTTCGTGGCCTGGCGCTCCTCGGTCGCGCAGCTCACCCTGCGCGCCACCTGGCTGGTGCTGCAGCAAAAGCTCTCCGTGCTGACCCGGGTGATGGAGGAAAATCTCGGCGGCATTCGCGTGGTGCGCGCCTTTTCGGGGCAGAAGTTCGAGCTGGCCAAGTTCGACACGGCCTCAAAGGACGCGCTGGAACTGGCCCATCAGCGCGTGCGGGTGCGCGTCAACAACACCTCGATGATGACCTTTTCCTTCTTTGCCGCCATGGGCCTGGTGCTCTGGGTCGGCGGCAACAAGGTGATCGCCGGGGAGATGAGCGTCGGCACGCTCGCCAGTTTCCTCACCTTCATGACCATACTGCAGATGCCGGTGCGCCAGCTCGGCCTCATGGTCAATTCCTATGCCCGCGCCTCCACCTGCGGCGACCGCTTCTATGAATTCCTCGACGCACCCGTCGAGATCGAGGACAGGCCCGGGGCGGTGCCCCTCAAGGTCACCGAGGGCGTGCTGCGCTTCGAGGACGTTCATTTCACCTATCCTGGCGCCACGGTGCCCACCCTCAATGGCATCAGCTTCGAGGCCAGGGCTGGCCAGACCATCGGCATTGTCGGCGCCCCGGGCAGTGGCAAGTCCACGCTCGCCCACCTCATTCCGCGCTTCTACGACGTCACCTCGGGCCGCGTAACGCTGGACGGGCAGGACGTGCGCGACGTGACCCTGCAAAGCCTCCGGCGCTCGGTTGCGGTGGTGCAGCAGGACACGTTCCTCTTCACCACTACCATCGAGAACAACATCGCCTATGGCGATCCCTGGGCCAAGGATCGCAAGATCGAGCGCGCCGCCGAGAGCGCGCAATTGCACAATTACATCATGGGCTTGCCGGCCGACTACGACACCGTGGTGGGCGAGCGCGGCGTCTCGCTTTCGGGCGGGCAGCGCCAGCGCCTGTCCATCGCCCGTTCCCTCGTGCTCAAGCCCGCCGTCATGGTCTTCGACGATTCCACCGCCGCCATCGATGCCGGTACCGAGCACCGCATCCGCTCGGCCATCCGCCGCTTTGCCAGCGACCGGGTGACCATGATCATCGCCCACCGCCTCTCCTCGCTCATGCATGCCGATCTCATCCTCTTCCTCGAGGATGGCCGCATCGTCGAGCGCGGCAGCCACGAGGAATTGCTGGCCCAGGGCGGCCGCTATCGGGCCCTCTACGATCTACAGACCCGCCCCACCGACGAATTGGAGGCAGCCCAATGAGCGTGATCGACGACGACGAACGCGACGTGGCCGCCTTTCCCGGCCAGCGACCGCCCCGGGCTTCCGTGGGCAGCCACCGCATCGAGGAAGAGGTCTTTGGCAAGGCCTATGATCCGAAGACGGTTCGGCGCATCTGGGCCTATGTGCGGCCCTACCGGCACAAGATCTATCTCTCGGTCATTGCCGTGCTGGTCTTTACCGGCACCCAGCTGGCCATTCCGCTGATCATCGGCAATGCCATCGACAATGCCCTGGTGGCAGGCGGCGATCCCGCCAATCTGCTCTGGGCGGTCGGCGCCTTTGCCATCGCCGTGCTGTTCAATTTTGGCGCCTCCTGGGTGCAGGAGACCCAGGTGGGGCAAGTGGCAGAGCATGTGCTGTTCGACATGCGCCGCGCCATGTTCGCCCAGCTCCAGCGCGTGTCCCTGAGCTTCATGGACAAGACCGAGGTGGGCCGGCTGATGAGCCGCCTCCAGGGCGACGTCAATTCCATGCAGGAATTCCTCGAAACCTCGGTGATTTCGGTCGGGGACATGGTGCTGCTGTTCGGCATCGTCGCGGTGCTGCTGAGCCTCGATCCCTGGCTCGGGCTGCTGACGCTGGTCACCATGCCCGTCCTCTTCATCATCCGCATCTTCTGGCTGCCGCCGGCAAAGCGCGCCTTCTGGGCGGCGCATGAAACCAATTCACTGACCGCCGGGGCCATGGCCGAGGGCATCAATGGCGTGCGCACGGTGCAGAATCTCGATCGCCAGAAGGTCAATTTCGACCTCTATGACGACAAGGCCTACCACAATCTGCGCACCCAGCTGACCGGCTCGAAATTCGCCCAGGTCATGGTGCCGATTGTCGATACGCTCACCGGCATTTCCATGGCCACGGTGGTGGTCGTGGGCGGCGCCATGGTGCTCAATGGCAGTCTGCAGGTCGGCGTCGTGGTGGCGTTCCTGTTCTACATCCAGCGCTTCTTCGATCCGATCCGCTCGCTGACCATGCAATATTCGATCATGCAGCGCGCCATGACTTCGGGCCGCCGCATCACCGAAGTGCTCGACCTGCCCACGGTGATCGAGGACAAGCCCGATGCCGTCACCCTGACCGGGGACATGGACGGCTCGGTCGAGTTCCGCGACGTGGTCTTCGGCTACGATCCGAAGCGCCCGGTGCTCAAGAATGTCTCGTTCAAGGTCAATCCTGGTGAAACCGTGGCCGTCATCGGCCCCACCGGCTCGGGCAAGACCAGTGCCATGGCCCTGGTGCACCGCTTCTACGAGGTACAGTCGGGCGCCGTGGTCGTCGGCGGGCACGACGTGCGCGACGTGACCCAGGAAAGCCTTGGCGAACAGGTCGCCATGGTGCTCCAGGAGCCCTTCCTCTTCACCGGCACCATCTTCGAGAACATCCGCTACAACAAGGCCTCGGCCACCCGTGAGGATGTCATCGCCGCCGCCAAGGCGGTGGGCGCGCATGAGTTCATCGCCCGCTTCGCCAATGGCTATGACACCATGCTCGAGCAGCGCGGCTCCAACCTGTCGCTGGGTCAGCGCCAGCTCCTGAGCTTTGCCCGGGCGCTGGTGGCCGACGCGAAGATCCTCGTCCTCGACGAAGCTACCGCCAATATCGACAGCTATACCGAACGGCAGATCCAGAAGGCGCTGGAAATCCTCCTGAAGGGCCGCACCGGCATGGTCATCGCCCATCGCCTCGCCACCATCCGCGGGGCTGATCGCATCATCGTGCTGCAGAATGGCGAGAAGATCGAGGAGGGCAATCACGACCAGCTCATGGAACTGGGCGGGCTCTATTCGCGCCTCTACAACATGAACTATGCCAGCTTCGACGACATTCCCGACGAGCTGGTCGCCCAGGCCAATGCGAAGGCTGCGAGTACCTGAAGGGCACGGCGAAATCGGTGGGGTGACCTCGCAGGGAAAACACTTCCCTCATCCCCCATTCATCACGCCGTGCTAGAAAGGCGCGAAACGGGAGTGTCGCCCATGCGTCTGGCCTTGCTCGGTCTGTCTGCCGCTCTTGCCCTTCTGCCTGTTCCTGCCCTCGCCGATGCGCTCACCCTTATGGGCAAGTTGGGCAGCCGCGAGATCGTGGTGGAACTGACCCAGCCCCAGGACGGCGCCGTCGCGGGCCGCTTTGCCTTCATGGATACCGGTGGCGACGTGCCGCTTGTGCCGGTCTCCAGCGACGGCAAGACCTGGCTGCTCAATGAGGAAGCGCCCTGTGGCGAGGACGATTGCGTGCTCGATGTAAACGGCAAGCTGGTGGCCGCGCCCATCGCCGCCGTCTGGCA
It contains:
- a CDS encoding ABC transporter ATP-binding protein, which translates into the protein MGPLKRITLFSLRHPFQASLAVGATIIAATLQLTIPRLLGRAIDEAQNVLSVAGEGAQEALMVTALTLLGVSVARGLFTLVQNYFSESVGHHVGYELRLAFYDKVQRLSYSYHDRVHSGDLITIGLLDLDGLRMFFSTGLVRTVLLAVLIGVGAFMLFTTDLLLGFLALSFVPFVAWRSSVAQLTLRATWLVLQQKLSVLTRVMEENLGGIRVVRAFSGQKFELAKFDTASKDALELAHQRVRVRVNNTSMMTFSFFAAMGLVLWVGGNKVIAGEMSVGTLASFLTFMTILQMPVRQLGLMVNSYARASTCGDRFYEFLDAPVEIEDRPGAVPLKVTEGVLRFEDVHFTYPGATVPTLNGISFEARAGQTIGIVGAPGSGKSTLAHLIPRFYDVTSGRVTLDGQDVRDVTLQSLRRSVAVVQQDTFLFTTTIENNIAYGDPWAKDRKIERAAESAQLHNYIMGLPADYDTVVGERGVSLSGGQRQRLSIARSLVLKPAVMVFDDSTAAIDAGTEHRIRSAIRRFASDRVTMIIAHRLSSLMHADLILFLEDGRIVERGSHEELLAQGGRYRALYDLQTRPTDELEAAQ
- a CDS encoding PAS domain S-box protein, with protein sequence MSTAPKPLAPTRPARLPRAGAALARLLDAAPVGMVVADLTGRICYANRAFGELLGYHWTDDLALNVLDLVDSENVAAAWLHFDRLARGETRHYRGEHRWRHADGSLLWVMVAATLLEDPPGAPRQLIVQLTSIELQKRAEEALAYSESRWNFALESARQGVWDHDIRKDTMFYSRMWRLMRGIPPDEVVDGDRQQWLERVHPDDRPHILANVDKQDQGDSDFDALEYRERKRDGSYVWILSRGRPVEWDEDGNPIRTIGTDTDITRLKIMEQELAAEKERLRVTLESMADGMISTDLDARVVFINPAAEKLLGLSAAQAVGRPVDQVFRLRSESGNGALPCPVRACLDRTSQVRVDDDSVLCAFDGPQRDIRCTASPVLGEAGVLTGAVLVFQDVTQSRALQRQLAHSAAHDALTGLPNRAAFERALSDAITGARHRSGRHCLIYLDLDRFKPVNDTAGHAAGDALLRQVGQTIRGVCRSHDMAARIGGDEFAVILEDCSIENGRGVAEKIVRAIGALEFSWVGRSYRIGASAGVTMITGAPASPLGFMGEADAACYAAKAKGRGCVVAYPEMAQRQGR
- a CDS encoding LysR family transcriptional regulator, with amino-acid sequence MTPFDSVTARLILLLAETGSIGRAAEREGIASSAVSRRVSDLEGRLGVVLFDRSAHGVKLTKAGEAYAEGCRTVLRSIADLDAIMDDFGSGHRGSLRLACTSSALTGRLPELLAKFAAKYPGIEIAISEMGAAKALLALDEGQADIAIVSDNYDFSRFEIRPFEDERVWVLVPPEHELAGAIAPRKSVSFATVLPHAIVGIHHAGSLDRLLSEAAEKQGKKLTEALRVESFPALVRMVEAGFGIGFLRSTSLHLLAGTDLVCAPLAEPWAMRQLLVARRKSSPLSAAMKSFVALCAETYLPSA
- a CDS encoding ABC transporter ATP-binding protein, whose translation is MSVIDDDERDVAAFPGQRPPRASVGSHRIEEEVFGKAYDPKTVRRIWAYVRPYRHKIYLSVIAVLVFTGTQLAIPLIIGNAIDNALVAGGDPANLLWAVGAFAIAVLFNFGASWVQETQVGQVAEHVLFDMRRAMFAQLQRVSLSFMDKTEVGRLMSRLQGDVNSMQEFLETSVISVGDMVLLFGIVAVLLSLDPWLGLLTLVTMPVLFIIRIFWLPPAKRAFWAAHETNSLTAGAMAEGINGVRTVQNLDRQKVNFDLYDDKAYHNLRTQLTGSKFAQVMVPIVDTLTGISMATVVVVGGAMVLNGSLQVGVVVAFLFYIQRFFDPIRSLTMQYSIMQRAMTSGRRITEVLDLPTVIEDKPDAVTLTGDMDGSVEFRDVVFGYDPKRPVLKNVSFKVNPGETVAVIGPTGSGKTSAMALVHRFYEVQSGAVVVGGHDVRDVTQESLGEQVAMVLQEPFLFTGTIFENIRYNKASATREDVIAAAKAVGAHEFIARFANGYDTMLEQRGSNLSLGQRQLLSFARALVADAKILVLDEATANIDSYTERQIQKALEILLKGRTGMVIAHRLATIRGADRIIVLQNGEKIEEGNHDQLMELGGLYSRLYNMNYASFDDIPDELVAQANAKAAST
- a CDS encoding TSUP family transporter — protein: MLPLLTAALVALCVFLTSTLSGVFGMAGGLVLLAVLLAMLPVATAIAVQGAIQIVANGSRAWFSREHIDWRVLGVICLGLAAAALALYILRYTPDLATVCIAIGLMPILVWIPKHWLALDASKPHHAFLCGFLGGGLNLAVGASGPTVDIFFIRTLMDRRKIIATKAATQVISHAAKVMFYGGLATAMSGNDWLLVVIAAPFAVAGTNLGYHILQRMSDDGFRAWTRWVVTGIGLFYLGRGILLLAGG